Genomic window (Streptomyces cadmiisoli):
CACCGCCTCCACCAGAGCAGTGTCCGCCTCGGTGGTGAGCAGAGGGGTGATTCTCCGTTCGGCGTACATCGCCACCACGCCCGCGACCCGGGCGACCCCGGCGGCGATGCCGATGACGACCAGTGCCGGAAGCGCCTCCCGGAGGCGGTCGCCCACCGTGCCGGCGCCGAGCAGCGGGCCCATGGCGCGTGCGGTCGCGGCCAGCAGCAGGGCGGCGGCGGCCCCGGTGACCACGGGGCAGGCCAGCAGCAGGACGACGGCCCGCCGGTCGATGCGCCAGGCCATGACGATGATGCGGCCGAGGACCCTGGGGAGTTGCGCGCCGAGCCTGCGGAAGGAGGCTTGGCCGAGCGGGTTCACCGAGTACTCGCCCGCGTATTTGATCTCGGCGGGGGGTGGCGGGGGAAGAGGCTCCGACGCCCTCTCCCGGGATTCTGCTGAGGCCAACGGGCTTCCTCCGCTTCTGGCGTGGGGACGACACCGGGCTCAACGACGTGACCCGTGTCATCGAACACACGTGTTTCGGCCGGACCGGAATCCGCACGGGCGGCGGAGGGCGGGCCGCGCGGAGGCCGTGGACTGCCGGGCCGCCGGGCTGTTCCGCTGCGGGGGAGTGGCCGAAACGCCGACGCGGAGACGCATGTGACAGATGGGTTTGCGGCCCGGCGCGGAGGGTGCCGCCCGACCACGGCCGGCGGGGGCGTGGTCGGGCGGCGGTGTTCCTCGACCCGGGGAATGCCGCGGCTCCCGGGCAGCCGAGGGGGACGGGCCGGCGGCAGTAGCACCGGCGCCTGCTCGGTGAGGGCCGTCACGGACGAGGCGGCGACCCGGACCGCCGCGGACGTACGACGGGTTCAGTGAAGCTTGTCGACCGCCCGGACGGTCGTCTTCCTGAAGTCGGCCACCTGGGCGTGCTGGAAGGTACCCATCTGCGCCCACTTCACCACCGTCACGGTCCTGCCGTCCCGGCCGACCGAGAACAGCGCGATGTCGGAGGAACCCCAGGCATGGGCGGTGTGGATGCCGTAGACGTGGGCGCCGTCCTCGACGGCGAGCGAGCCGTAGTACTTCTTGCTCGCGGTCATGTCCGGGTCCTGCTGCATCAGCCGCCGCGCGCAGTCCGCGAGGTCCTTGCGGAGCAGCGCGGCGAACGCCGCGGCCCGGCGCTCGTTGCGCTCGACGACGGTCACCTGCAGGGCGCTGGTGTCGAACTCGGTCCCGTAGGCGCGATGGGTGGCGATCGACGGCAGCGCGTCGCCCACGCAGATCGGCAGCGGATCGGGCTGTCCGGCGGTGACGGGCCCGGCGTACCACGGCGACGTGGGGTGCGGGGGCAGCTCGCCCGGCTTCAGGAACCGGGGCGTGCCGGCGGAGGCCGTCCCGGCGGCGGCCGGGACGGAGGTCAGGGCGACGGCGGCGCCGGCCGTCACCGCGGCGGCGGCCACGGCGATCCGGACGCGTCGTGTGTGTCGGGCGGGTCGGGTGCGAACCTTCATGATTCCCCCAGGGCGGTCGGTCACTGTGTCCGGTACGACCTGCGGGGATGCGTATTCGTTGCCCTCGGCCGCCGGTACAGATCTGTTCCATGTGTCCGTGCGGAGTAACGGCCGGATGGGGGCATGAGACTGAGAGCGCCTTCCGCCTCGGGCACGGGCGCCGGGCTTGATCTGATGGCGGTGTCGGCCGGAGCCGACCGGCGGCGTGTGGAGGGACCCATGGGATCGACGGCGAGTGAGCGGTTGCACCGCAAGCAGGTCTGGGCCGCCAGGGGTGCCCTGGCGTCGGCCGCCGCGGCGGCCCTGTTGCCGCTGGCCGGTGGTGGCGTGCGGGGGGTGCTGCTGCTCGTCGTCGGGCTGGCGGGTCTCATCGTGACGGTCGCCGCGTTGTGGTGGGTGCTCTCGCGCCGCGGGGTCGTCCGCGCCGGGGCCGCCCTGCTGGCCGCCGTCGCGCCGATCAGCGTCGTCGTGCTGTTCGTCTGGGAGAGCATGGTGTGGGTGATCGCGGTCTCCGGGCTGCTGTGGTGCGCGGCGGTCTGGAGCGGCCGGTACGCCCTGCGCAGTACGGGCCTGCGGCAGGGGAGGACCAAGGAGTACCGCACACCGTCCCCGAAGCGGCCCTTTCTGCTGCTGAACCCGCGCTCCGGGGGCGGCAAGGTGGAGAAGTTCGCCCTGCGGGAGAAGGCCGAGGAGCTCGGGGCGCGGGTCGTCCTGCTGGATCCGGAGCGGCACCAGGACGTGGCCGCCCTCGCGCGGGAAGCCGTCGCGGACGGGGCCGACCTGCTGGGCGTCGCGGGCGGGGACGGCACCCAGGCCCTGGTCGCCGCCGTGGCCGCCGAGCACGACCTGCCGTTCCTGGTGATCTCCGCGGGCACCCGCAATCACTTCGCCCTCGACCTCGGCCTGGACCGCGACGACCCCGCCACCTGCCTGGACGCCCTCACCGACGGCGTCGAACTCCGCGTGGACCTGTGCTTCGCCGGCGACCACCCGTTCGTCAACAACGCTTCCTTCGGTGTGTACGGCACGGTCGTGCAGAGCCCCGGCTACCGGGACGACAAGGTGGGGACCGCGCTGGACCTGCTGCCCGACCTGCTGACCCGTCGGCGCGGGGCGCGTCTGACCGCGCACGCCGACGGCACCACGTTCGCCGATCCGCAGGCCGTCCTGGTGAGCAACAATCCCTACCGCGTCGACGACCCCCTCGGGTTCGGCCGGCGCCAGCGCCTGAACTCCGGGCGGATGGGCGTGCTCGCGGTGAAGGTGGACAGCGCCGTCGAGGCGGCCGAACTGCTGCTGGACCCCCACGGGTTCGGCGCGGTCACGGCCCGCGAAGTGATCATCGACGCCGACGAGGCGGAACTGGAGGTCGGCCTGGACGGCGAGGCGGCCACGCTGGCCACCCCCGTCCGCTGCCGCATCGCACGCCGGGCGCTGCGGGTACGGGTCCCGCGCGAGCGGCCGGGCGTCCCCGACCTGCCGCCCCGCCTGGACTGGCGCCGTCTGCGCAAGCTCGCGGCCACGGTGAGCCGGACGGCCGTGCCCCACCGCTCCGGACACACCTACCGCCCGCCGCGGGACGAGAACCGGCCGGCCGCCTGATCGGCCGCGCCGGAGCGCCGCTCGGCCGCGGCACGGAAGCGCGCGGGGTGTTCATCGCCGGTTCGGGGGCAGCCGGACGACAGGGCACCGAACGGTTCGGTGCAATGTAGGAGGGGACATCGTGCTTGCCATCGTGGCGGCGGTTCTGTTCTTCATCGCCTTTTTGATCAACGCGGCGGAGATCTCGACGAACGACGCCTTCAGCTCGACCAACATCATGCTTCTCGGCCTGACGGCGCTGGCCCTGCACGTGGCCGGAATCGGCAGCGGATGGGCGGCCCGGGGGCGCAGGCGCTGAGCGGACTGTACGAGTCCGCATTCCTGTGGTTAGTGTGCGCGCTGATGTTCACTACCAATACACCCCTAATTCAAGTAGGACGGCGAACGGCGGCCCCGGGTTGCCTCGGGAGGTCCGGTGAGTGACGCCGTAGAGGCAGTGGAACGCGCGGTCCCACGTACGCGGGCGGCGGCCACCGGGGCCGCCGCGGGGTCGGCCAAGCAGCGGGACGCGTTCTTCGACAACGCCAAGTATCTGGCGATCGTGCTGGTGGCGATAGGTCACGCGTGGGAGCCGCTGCGCAGCGAGAGCCGCACCGTCACCGCGCTGTACATGATCGTCTACTCGTTCCACATGCCGGCGTTCATCGTGATCTCCGGGTACTTCTCGCGCAGCTTCGAGGCGACCCCGGGACGGATCAAGCGCCTGCTGACAGGTGTCGCCCTGCCGTACGTCGTCTTCGAGGTGGCGTACACCCTCTTCACGCGCTGGGCGGACAACGAGCCGGACCGGTCGTTCAGCCTGCTGGACCCGCTGTATCTGACGTGGTTCCTCGCGGCGCTGTTCGTCTGGCGCCTGACCACCCCGATCTGGCGGGTCGTGCGGTGGCCGCTGCCGATCGCGCTGGGCGTCGCCATGCTCGCCACCCTCACGCCGTCCATCGGCAAGGACCTGGACCTTCAGCGCCTGCTCCAGTTCCTGCCGTACTTCGTGCTGGGCCTGTGCCTGAAGCCGGAGCACTTCCAGCTGGTGCGCCGCCGCGCGGTGCGCCTGGCGGCCGTGCCGGTCTTCGCGTGCGCCCTCGTCGTGGCGTACTGGGCGGTCCCGCGGATGAACTACGCGTGGTTCTTCCACCGCACCAGCGCGGAGCAGCTCGCGGCGCCCTCCTGGTACGGCCCGGTGATGACGCTGGCCCTGTTCGGCTGCTCGGCCGTCCTGACGGCGTGCTTCCTGGCCTGGGTGCCCGGACGGAACATGTGGTTCACCGCACTCGGCGCCGGCACGCTGTACGGCTACCTGCTGCACGGCTTCGGCATGCAGACCGTGAACCACTACCACGTGTACGACAACGCCTGGCTGCACCGCCCGCTCGGCGAGATCACCGTGACGATCGTCGCCGCGATCGTGGTGACCCTGCTGTGCACGGCACCGGTGCGGCGGGCCTTCCGGTTCGTCATGGAGCCGAAGATGGACTGGGCGTTCCGGCGGACCCCGTCCGTGCCGGAGCAGCGGCGTTCCGGATAACCGATGTGACGGGGCGGGCCTGAGGGTCCTTGCGGCAGGCGTTCGCACAGGCCCGCCCGAACGGATCGCAGGCCTCCTCCGGCCGTGGCGGCGCGTGGTGGTGCCAGGATGCGCTGTCTCTATCATCCCTTGAAGGGGAATATGCCCTTATGTCTTGATGAGGGCATCCGCCCTCGCCGGAGTGATCATGTCCCGCGCGCGCCCGACGGACCACGGCGACGAGCTGCTGGCCAGGCTCGACTCGCTCACCGCCCAGGCGCGCGTGCAGGCGGAACTCCAGCGGACCAGGGTGGAACTGGCCATCGCGCTCCAGCGCGGCATGCTGCCCAGGGATCTGCCCGACGCCCCCGGGTTCCACCTGGCGGTCGCCTACGCGCCCGCCTGCTACGGCCTGAACGTGGGGGGCGACTGGTACGACGCGTTCGTGCTGTCCGACGGGCGCATAGGGCTCTCCGTGGGTGACGTGCAGGGCCACAACATCGAGGCGGCCGCCTTCATGGGGCAGATCCGGGTCGGCCTGCGGGCGCTCGCCTCGGTCACCGGCGAGCCGGGCGACCTCCTCGCACGGACGAACGACCTCATCCTCTCCCTCGGCGGCGACCTGTTCGCCACCTGCACCTTCATACGGCTCGATCCCACCACGGGTGTGCTGGAGAGCGCGCGAGCCGGGCACCTGCCCCTCATCTGGGCCACGGCGGACGGCAGGTCCGGCATCGCCCGGGACGAGGGCGGACCGCCCCTCGGCGTGCAGGCCGGCACGCGGTACCCGGTGACCCGGTACCGGCTCACCACCGGCGGGGTGTTCATCCTGCTCACGGACGGTGTCGTGGAGGGGCCGACGCTGAGCCTGGAGGACGGGCTCGACCAGGTGGTTCGGCTGGCCGGCGTTGCCGCCGTGGCGGGCATGGACGCGGGCGAGCTCGCCGCCGCCGTGATCAAGGGTGCCGAGCGCGTGGGGCACGAGGACGACGCCGCCGTCCTGGTCGTCGGCCACGACGGGCTCCCGGTTCAGCCGTAGGGCCCGAGGGCGCGTCCCTCACCTCGCCGACCCGGCCGCACCGGTGTCTGATGGCTGCTGTGGTGGGTACCGAGGATCTCTGCCGGCCAGTCGTCTTCGCCCTCCTGACGTCGGCGGTCGCCGTCGGCTACTACGCGTCGGGACGACTGGGCCTGCTGCGGCAGCTCGCCGTCGAGGGCGCGGTGGTCACGCCCATCTGGCCGCCCACCGGCGTCGCGGTGGCCTGTCTGCTGATCCTCGGACTGCGTGCCTCGCTCGGCATCGCCCTCGGTGCCCTGCTCGTCCTGATGTCCCTCACCGTCCTGCGGCCCTCGTCGATCGCCATCCTGCTGGGCAACACGGCCGCTCCCGTCTGCGGATATCTCCTGCTGCGCAAGGTGGGCTTCCGTACCGACCTCGCCCGACTGCGGGACGGGCTGGCGCTGGTCTTCCTGGCGGCGCTGAGTGCCATGGCGGTGAGCGCGACCGTGGGAGCCGGTCTCCTCATCCTCGACGGGAAGCTCGGCGCGGGTGACTTCTGGCTGGTGTGGATGGCGTGGTGGGTGGGCGACGCGATGGGGGTCCTGATCGTCACCCCGGTCCTGCTACTGCTGCACGGGCTGCGCCGGCCGCCGCCCCTGGCGCGCTGGAAGGAGGCCCTGCTCCTGGCCGTCATCGCCTGCGTCGTCGTACCGCTCGCCACCCGCGCCTCCATCAGCATGCTGTTCCTCGTCTACCCGCTGCTGATCTGGGTGGTGCTGCGCTTCCGGCTCGCGGGCAGCATGCTGTGCGCGCTCTTCGCCTCGGTCATGGCCACGGTCTCGGCGACGGACGGCGTCGGACCCTTCGCGGGGCTCACCCCCGTGGAAGTGATGATCAAGCTCCAGGCCTTCAACGGGTCGATGGCCCTCACCGCCCTGCTGCTGTCGGCCGTGATCACCGAGCAGCGCAACACCAGACGGTCGGTGGAGCGGGCCTGCCAGGAACTGGCGGAGGTGCTGGAGCACCTCACCGCGGGTGACACCCTGCCCGGCGGTCGCCGCCCCCTGGACGAGGGGCGGCGCGGCGAGCCGGGGGTGAAGTGAACGGGTGTGCCCTGAGCCGGGCGTGAACGCCGAGCCTCCCGTGTTCGTGGGTTCTTTGGCCGCGGACCACCCGCGGGCGAAGCCCCCGAACCGGGCCCGCCGGTACCGGCCGAGGAGCCCGTCCGACGTGTGTCTATCATATGAGCGCCGCCTAGCTCGAAAGATGTTCCTGTGACTGTCAATGAAGACTCGTTCACCAACTGGAAGCACCGCGAGGAGATCGCGGAGTCGATGATCCCGATCATCGGGAAGCTGCACCGCGAGCGGGACGTCACCGTCCTGCTGCACAGCCGCTCCCTGGTGAACAAATCGGTCGTCAGCATCCTGAAGACCCATCGGTTCGCCCGGCAGTTCGCCGGTGAGGAACTCTCGGTCACCCGGACGCTGCCCTTCCTCCAGGCCCTGACCACGCTCGATCTCGGTCCCTCCCAGATCGACCTCGGCATGCTCGCCACGGCGTACCAGGCCGACGACCGGGGCCTGTCCGTCGAGGAGTTCACCGCTCAGGCGGTCGCCGGGGCGATGGGCGCCGACAGGATCGACCGGCGGGAGGGCCGGGACGTCGTCCTCTACGGCTTCGGCCGTATCGGCCGGCTCGTGGCCCGGCTGCTGATCGAGAAGGCGGGCTCCGGCAACGGGCTGCGCCTGCGGGCCATCGTCGTGCGCGGCGGCGGTGACCAGGACATCGTCAAGCGGGCCTCGCTGCTGCGCCGGGACTCCATCCACGGCCAGTTCCAGGGCACGATCACCGTCGACGAGGAGAACAGCACCATCCTCGCCAACGGCAACGAGATCAAGGTGATCTACGCCGACGACCCCTCGGAGGTCGACTACACGGCGTACGGCATCAAGGACGCCATCCTGATCGACAACACCGGCAAGTGGCGTGACCGCGAGGGGCTCTCGAAGCACCTGCGCCCGGGTGTCGACAAGGTCGTGCTGACCGCGCCCGGCAAGGGCGACGTCCCGAACATCGTGCACGGCGTCAACCACGACACCATCAAGCCGGACGAGCAGATCCTGTCCTGCGCCTCCTGCACCACCAACGCGATCGTCCCGCCGCTGAAGGCGATGGACGACGAGTTCGGCGTGCTGCGCGGACACGTGGAGACCGTCCACTCGTTCACCAACGACCAGAACCTGCTGGACAACTACCACAAGTCCGAGCGCCGGGGCCGCTCCGCGCCGCTCAACATGGTCATCACCGAGACCGGCGCCGCCTCCGCCGTGGCCAAGGCGCTGCCCGACCTCGAGGCGAGGATCACCGGCAGCTCGATCCGGGTCCCGGTGCCGGACGTCTCGATCGCGATCCTCAACCTCCAACTCGCCCGCGAGACCGACCGCCAGGAGGTCCTCGACCATCTGCGCGACGTGTCGCTGACCTCGCCGCTGCGGCGCCAGATCGACTTCATCACCGCGCCCGACGCGGTCTCCAGCGACTTCATCGGGTCCCGCCACGCCTCGATCGTCGACGCCGGCGCCACCAAGGTCGAGGGCGACAACGCCATCCTCTACCTCTGGTACGACAACGAGTTCGGCTACTCCTGCCAGGTCATCCGGGTCGTCCAGTACGTGTCCGGAGTGGAGTACCCCACCTACCCGGCTCCTGTGCACTGATCTCCCGGCCTGCCGCGGGCGGTTCGCCCCGTCCGCGGCAGGCCGTGCCGCAGCGCGCCCGCCGCGTGCCCCGGATCGCGGGATTCGAAACGCGGTTGAACATCCCGGCTCCCGGCTGCGTATGTCCCAGGAAGCAGCTTCCGGAACACGTCGGCCATCAGCCGTAGGAGTACCCGTGGGACGCAACACGCGCAGACGCCCCAAAGGCGCACAACGTGCGACTTTCGCAGCCGTCGCTCTGATGCTGGGCGGTGGCGGACTGGTGGTGGGGAATGTGTACGCCTCCGCCACCGACGGCGGTTCGGGAGG
Coding sequences:
- a CDS encoding diacylglycerol/lipid kinase family protein; this translates as MGSTASERLHRKQVWAARGALASAAAAALLPLAGGGVRGVLLLVVGLAGLIVTVAALWWVLSRRGVVRAGAALLAAVAPISVVVLFVWESMVWVIAVSGLLWCAAVWSGRYALRSTGLRQGRTKEYRTPSPKRPFLLLNPRSGGGKVEKFALREKAEELGARVVLLDPERHQDVAALAREAVADGADLLGVAGGDGTQALVAAVAAEHDLPFLVISAGTRNHFALDLGLDRDDPATCLDALTDGVELRVDLCFAGDHPFVNNASFGVYGTVVQSPGYRDDKVGTALDLLPDLLTRRRGARLTAHADGTTFADPQAVLVSNNPYRVDDPLGFGRRQRLNSGRMGVLAVKVDSAVEAAELLLDPHGFGAVTAREVIIDADEAELEVGLDGEAATLATPVRCRIARRALRVRVPRERPGVPDLPPRLDWRRLRKLAATVSRTAVPHRSGHTYRPPRDENRPAA
- a CDS encoding acyltransferase family protein is translated as MSDAVEAVERAVPRTRAAATGAAAGSAKQRDAFFDNAKYLAIVLVAIGHAWEPLRSESRTVTALYMIVYSFHMPAFIVISGYFSRSFEATPGRIKRLLTGVALPYVVFEVAYTLFTRWADNEPDRSFSLLDPLYLTWFLAALFVWRLTTPIWRVVRWPLPIALGVAMLATLTPSIGKDLDLQRLLQFLPYFVLGLCLKPEHFQLVRRRAVRLAAVPVFACALVVAYWAVPRMNYAWFFHRTSAEQLAAPSWYGPVMTLALFGCSAVLTACFLAWVPGRNMWFTALGAGTLYGYLLHGFGMQTVNHYHVYDNAWLHRPLGEITVTIVAAIVVTLLCTAPVRRAFRFVMEPKMDWAFRRTPSVPEQRRSG
- a CDS encoding PP2C family protein-serine/threonine phosphatase, translated to MSRARPTDHGDELLARLDSLTAQARVQAELQRTRVELAIALQRGMLPRDLPDAPGFHLAVAYAPACYGLNVGGDWYDAFVLSDGRIGLSVGDVQGHNIEAAAFMGQIRVGLRALASVTGEPGDLLARTNDLILSLGGDLFATCTFIRLDPTTGVLESARAGHLPLIWATADGRSGIARDEGGPPLGVQAGTRYPVTRYRLTTGGVFILLTDGVVEGPTLSLEDGLDQVVRLAGVAAVAGMDAGELAAAVIKGAERVGHEDDAAVLVVGHDGLPVQP
- a CDS encoding MASE1 domain-containing protein → MAAVVGTEDLCRPVVFALLTSAVAVGYYASGRLGLLRQLAVEGAVVTPIWPPTGVAVACLLILGLRASLGIALGALLVLMSLTVLRPSSIAILLGNTAAPVCGYLLLRKVGFRTDLARLRDGLALVFLAALSAMAVSATVGAGLLILDGKLGAGDFWLVWMAWWVGDAMGVLIVTPVLLLLHGLRRPPPLARWKEALLLAVIACVVVPLATRASISMLFLVYPLLIWVVLRFRLAGSMLCALFASVMATVSATDGVGPFAGLTPVEVMIKLQAFNGSMALTALLLSAVITEQRNTRRSVERACQELAEVLEHLTAGDTLPGGRRPLDEGRRGEPGVK
- a CDS encoding glyceraldehyde-3-phosphate dehydrogenase, coding for MTVNEDSFTNWKHREEIAESMIPIIGKLHRERDVTVLLHSRSLVNKSVVSILKTHRFARQFAGEELSVTRTLPFLQALTTLDLGPSQIDLGMLATAYQADDRGLSVEEFTAQAVAGAMGADRIDRREGRDVVLYGFGRIGRLVARLLIEKAGSGNGLRLRAIVVRGGGDQDIVKRASLLRRDSIHGQFQGTITVDEENSTILANGNEIKVIYADDPSEVDYTAYGIKDAILIDNTGKWRDREGLSKHLRPGVDKVVLTAPGKGDVPNIVHGVNHDTIKPDEQILSCASCTTNAIVPPLKAMDDEFGVLRGHVETVHSFTNDQNLLDNYHKSERRGRSAPLNMVITETGAASAVAKALPDLEARITGSSIRVPVPDVSIAILNLQLARETDRQEVLDHLRDVSLTSPLRRQIDFITAPDAVSSDFIGSRHASIVDAGATKVEGDNAILYLWYDNEFGYSCQVIRVVQYVSGVEYPTYPAPVH